The proteins below are encoded in one region of Odocoileus virginianus isolate 20LAN1187 ecotype Illinois chromosome 18, Ovbor_1.2, whole genome shotgun sequence:
- the IZUMO3 gene encoding izumo sperm-egg fusion protein 3, producing MGDLRLLLLLPLSLAAFHGVKGCLECDPKFIEEVKSLLGKLVPPEVPGRTHLLERQMKEMIRLSFKVSHRDKMLRVLAVQKVVDLRTWLKNELDKLSKETWKGVFILQGRLLDIRKNLDSKLEKLLKTFSEVACSEDCVVTEGPILDCWTCLRITSRCFKGEYCEEDDPKKAENREIGLFLILLAEVVILGGVLLLFHFCITHRRKMKAIRRSLKKYLEKKLEELMGIMDEKETDFRGRK from the exons ATGGGAGACCTTCGGctgctccttctcctgcccctatCCCTGGCAGCCTTCCATGGGGTCAAAGGCTGTTTGGAATGTGACCCCAAATTCATCGAGGAAGTTAAATCCTTGCTTGGAAAGCTAGTGCCCCCAGAAGTCCCAGGCCGAACTCATCTGCTTGAACGGCAGATGAAAGAGATGATCCGTTTAAGCTTCAAGGTCTCCCACAGGGACAAGATGCTTCGGGTGTTGG CTGTTCAAAAGGTTGTCGATTTGAGAACATGGCTGAAGAATGAACTTGATAAACTGAGCAAGGAAACATGGAAAG GTGTCTTTATCCTTCAAGGCAGGCTTCTCGATATCCGCAAAAACCTGGACTCCAAACTGGAAAAACTATTAAAGACATTCTCTGAAGTTG CTTGTTCTGAAGACTGTG TCGTGACTGAAGGTCCTATCCTGGATTGTTGGACGTGTCTTCGCATCACCTCTCGATGTTTCAAAGGAGAATACTGTGAAG aggatgatccaaagaaggctgagaatcGAGAAATTGGACTATTTCTGATATTATTAGCAGAAGTTGTAATATTGGGAGGTGTTTTGCTACT ATTCCATTTTTGCATCACTCACCGGAGGAAAATGAAGGCAATACGAAGGTCATTAAAGAAATACTTGGAGAAGAAACTTGAAGAATTAATGGGGATAATGGATGAGAAGGAGACAGATTTcagaggcagaaaataa